A single genomic interval of Syntrophobotulus glycolicus DSM 8271 harbors:
- the mutY gene encoding A/G-specific adenine glycosylase produces MTEEGSAHAVQADKDGLRLQHALPRILLEWYDQNARLLPWRKDCIPYHIWLSEIMLQQTRVEVVKTYYTRFLEEIPTVEELAQTDEQKLLKLWEGLGYYSRARNLQKTARRIVDEYVGHFPETYEQLLKLPGVGPYTAGAIASICFGQPVPAVDGNVLRVISRIMGLDDRVKASEGKKLITASLVEIYPKDRSGDFTQSLMELGATVCLPKGTPKCRICPVSTFCKAFQNNTGLHWSGKQNKKIKKIEDITVFLFSCQGNIAIHRRKKDGLLAGLWEFPNVQGKLDEQQAIELAAQWKTQPVSMIKSLQRVHIFTHIKWHMTCYYIACTAQPACFTWMNQAVVAGTYALPTAFKVFLDDQN; encoded by the coding sequence TCAAAACGCCCGGCTCCTTCCTTGGCGGAAAGATTGTATCCCCTATCATATATGGCTTTCCGAAATTATGCTTCAACAAACCAGGGTAGAGGTTGTGAAAACTTATTATACTCGTTTCCTTGAGGAAATCCCCACCGTGGAAGAGCTTGCCCAAACAGATGAACAAAAACTGCTGAAGCTTTGGGAGGGACTTGGCTATTACAGTCGTGCCCGTAACCTGCAAAAAACGGCCAGGCGCATTGTAGACGAGTATGTCGGTCATTTTCCCGAGACATATGAGCAGCTTTTAAAATTGCCTGGTGTTGGTCCCTATACGGCAGGAGCGATTGCCTCCATTTGCTTCGGACAGCCGGTTCCGGCTGTAGACGGTAATGTATTGCGGGTCATTTCAAGGATTATGGGGCTTGACGACCGGGTGAAGGCATCAGAGGGAAAAAAATTGATCACAGCTTCACTTGTCGAAATTTATCCCAAAGACCGGAGCGGCGATTTTACTCAAAGTCTGATGGAACTTGGAGCAACGGTTTGTCTTCCGAAAGGGACGCCCAAATGCCGGATTTGTCCGGTATCAACTTTCTGCAAAGCCTTCCAGAACAATACAGGCTTGCACTGGTCCGGGAAGCAAAATAAAAAAATAAAGAAGATCGAAGACATTACAGTGTTTTTATTTTCCTGCCAGGGGAACATCGCAATTCATCGCAGAAAAAAGGACGGGCTGTTAGCCGGATTGTGGGAGTTCCCTAATGTCCAGGGGAAATTAGATGAGCAGCAGGCGATAGAACTGGCCGCACAATGGAAAACCCAGCCTGTCTCAATGATAAAATCCCTACAGCGTGTCCATATTTTTACTCATATAAAATGGCATATGACCTGTTATTATATTGCCTGTACAGCACAGCCGGCATGTTTTACTTGGATGAATCAGGCTGTTGTCGCTGGGACATATGCTCTTCCGACTGCATTTAAGGTATTTTTGGATGATCAGAATTGA